A genomic region of Synechococcus sp. NOUM97013 contains the following coding sequences:
- the purU gene encoding formyltetrahydrofolate deformylase: MSSVSVILQLICPDRPALVSELAGWVAANGGNIHHADHHTDAGAGLFLSRIEWGLEGFGLPREAVGPAVHSLAERLGGEAQLHFSDDLPRVAILVSKQNHCLLDLLWRARSGELPMQVPLVIANHPDLESCCNDFGVPFEYVPVTRETKAQSEATILKLLAEHRVELAVLAKYMQVLSGNFLERFPDVINIHHSFLPAFKGAQPYHRAWERGVKLIGATAHYVTEELDDGPIIEQTIAHVSHRDEVGDLIRKGRDTERLALARALRLHLRRQVMVYRGRTAVFA; encoded by the coding sequence TTGTCCTCCGTCTCGGTCATCCTGCAGCTGATCTGCCCTGATCGTCCGGCTCTCGTTAGTGAGCTCGCTGGATGGGTGGCTGCAAACGGGGGCAACATTCATCACGCCGACCATCACACGGATGCTGGCGCTGGTTTGTTTCTTAGCCGGATCGAATGGGGTTTGGAGGGGTTCGGTCTGCCGCGGGAGGCCGTCGGGCCCGCCGTGCATTCCCTGGCTGAACGCCTGGGTGGAGAGGCGCAGCTTCACTTCTCCGACGATCTTCCGCGGGTGGCCATCCTGGTAAGCAAACAGAACCATTGCTTGCTGGATCTGCTGTGGAGAGCGCGCAGCGGCGAGCTGCCGATGCAAGTTCCGCTGGTCATCGCCAATCATCCCGATCTGGAAAGCTGCTGTAACGACTTCGGGGTTCCTTTTGAGTACGTGCCGGTCACCCGTGAGACCAAGGCGCAATCCGAAGCCACCATCCTCAAGCTGTTGGCTGAGCACCGTGTGGAGCTGGCTGTGCTGGCCAAATACATGCAGGTGTTGAGTGGCAACTTTCTGGAGCGTTTCCCAGATGTGATCAACATCCATCACTCTTTTCTGCCGGCCTTCAAGGGGGCGCAGCCTTATCACCGGGCCTGGGAACGCGGGGTGAAGCTCATCGGTGCCACAGCCCATTACGTCACCGAAGAACTCGATGACGGCCCGATCATTGAGCAGACCATTGCCCATGTCAGCCATCGTGATGAGGTGGGCGATCTGATACGCAAGGGTCGAGACACGGAACGTCTCGCTCTCGCCCGTGCCCTCCGCCTTCACCTGCGACGTCAGGTGATGGTTTACCGCGGTCGTACAGCCGTGTTCGCATGA
- the psbQ gene encoding photosystem II protein PsbQ, whose amino-acid sequence MLSALRRLAAFCLCLALCFGLAACDGSAKAKTATISPDDMGVIRRQAEGFTEAKERLPELAKLVNQRDWTFTRNLIHGPMQEVGREMLYINQRLLPQDRAAANELATALKEALADLDEAARLQDGARLQKAYVAVATGFSNYEVVIPAQALS is encoded by the coding sequence ATGCTGAGCGCCCTGCGCCGCCTGGCCGCCTTCTGCCTCTGTCTGGCTCTGTGTTTCGGCCTGGCTGCTTGCGACGGCAGCGCCAAGGCCAAAACAGCCACTATCAGCCCTGATGACATGGGTGTGATCCGCCGTCAGGCCGAGGGATTCACCGAAGCGAAGGAACGTCTTCCCGAGCTGGCGAAACTGGTGAACCAGCGGGATTGGACCTTCACCCGCAATCTGATCCACGGCCCGATGCAGGAAGTGGGTCGTGAAATGCTCTACATCAATCAGCGCCTGCTGCCCCAGGATCGAGCAGCTGCCAACGAGCTGGCCACAGCGCTGAAAGAAGCCCTGGCTGATCTCGATGAAGCAGCACGTCTTCAAGACGGTGCAAGGTTGCAGAAGGCCTACGTAGCTGTGGCCACCGGCTTCTCAAACTATGAAGTGGTGATCCCCGCGCAGGCCCTGAGCTGA
- a CDS encoding FAD-binding oxidoreductase, whose product MIGAGVVGTGTAWHLAEQGHQVLIADPSLADPVPESSTGRDLNGTTASLGVLMGHAFRRSSGRAWRLRQRSMALWPGWIKRLNHPDTPLQLQTPLIQLVGSADEAARLRQLAASRPESGLQFVENDQLPRAKPDWPQPGYGSMRSEHDGRVDPLQLLKALRRALSRAGVDQLPIRIKHLERLSGERQGWQLHSQNGQAHKVESVVICTALGSQGLLQPLGHDRPMDAVLGQVLDLAIDRIPDDWASWPAVLTCAGINLIRHSGNRLWLGATLEPGETVDPSAIERMRSLEGLAPEWLQDAELIGQWHGLRARPRERPAPLLETLEPGLLLASGHYRNGVLLTPATAEWVEEQIDNATITSP is encoded by the coding sequence GTGATCGGTGCCGGTGTCGTCGGCACCGGCACCGCCTGGCACCTTGCTGAGCAAGGGCATCAGGTTCTGATTGCAGATCCCTCCCTGGCCGACCCGGTCCCCGAGTCGAGCACTGGTCGTGATCTGAATGGGACGACAGCCTCCTTGGGTGTGCTGATGGGCCATGCTTTCCGCCGATCCAGTGGACGCGCCTGGAGACTCCGGCAGCGCAGCATGGCCCTATGGCCGGGCTGGATCAAACGCCTCAATCACCCCGACACACCGCTGCAACTGCAGACACCGCTGATCCAGCTGGTGGGCAGTGCCGACGAAGCCGCCCGCTTGCGTCAACTGGCGGCATCACGCCCTGAGTCTGGGCTTCAGTTTGTCGAGAACGACCAACTCCCCCGAGCCAAGCCCGATTGGCCGCAGCCGGGGTATGGGTCGATGCGATCCGAGCACGATGGGCGCGTGGATCCCTTGCAGCTACTGAAAGCTCTCAGGCGAGCACTCAGCAGGGCTGGCGTCGACCAGCTGCCCATCCGCATCAAGCACCTTGAGCGCCTCAGCGGCGAAAGGCAAGGCTGGCAACTGCACAGCCAGAATGGCCAGGCCCACAAGGTGGAGTCCGTGGTGATCTGCACGGCACTGGGCAGCCAAGGGTTGCTGCAGCCCCTGGGTCACGACCGTCCGATGGATGCCGTGCTCGGTCAGGTGCTCGACCTGGCCATCGACCGCATCCCAGACGACTGGGCCTCGTGGCCTGCGGTGCTCACCTGCGCTGGCATCAACCTGATTCGGCACAGCGGCAATCGCCTGTGGCTGGGAGCAACGCTGGAACCTGGGGAAACCGTTGATCCATCAGCGATTGAGCGGATGCGCAGCCTCGAGGGCCTGGCACCGGAATGGCTTCAGGATGCCGAACTGATTGGCCAGTGGCACGGCTTACGCGCACGACCCCGGGAACGGCCGGCACCACTACTGGAAACATTGGAACCTGGCCTTTTACTGGCTTCGGGGCACTACCGCAACGGTGTTTTGCTCACACCTGCAACAGCAGAATGGGTCGAAGAACAGATCGATAATGCAACGATAACCAGCCCTTAA
- the pstS gene encoding phosphate ABC transporter substrate-binding protein PstS — protein MPRSFNARALSAAACLTAGLTLAACSSGSGGDDQVKGNLSAAGASFPAAIYQRWFQDLSSQGVNVNYQSVGSGAGVRQFTAGTVDFGASDKPMKAEAIAKVSRGVVQIPMTAGAIAVAYNNPSCKLELTQDQLAGIFLGKITNYSELGCDDKKINVVHRSDGSGTTFNFTNHLSAISPEWKANVGADKSVKWPTGVGAKGNEGVSAQLNQIEGGLGYVELAYVKGDLQAAAVQNASGAKVMPTNATASEALGSIDLGPDLIGSNPNPEGGYPIVTFTWVLAYETGNGDNTPVLKKTFDYMLSDEAQSKAPELGYVSLPPEVVTKAKAAADSIN, from the coding sequence ATGCCTCGCTCCTTCAACGCCCGGGCACTATCAGCCGCCGCTTGTCTGACGGCTGGCCTGACCCTGGCGGCCTGCTCATCCGGCAGTGGTGGTGACGATCAGGTGAAAGGCAACCTGTCAGCAGCAGGCGCGTCCTTCCCTGCAGCCATTTACCAACGCTGGTTCCAGGATCTGTCATCCCAGGGAGTCAACGTGAACTACCAATCGGTGGGTTCCGGCGCAGGTGTGCGTCAGTTCACTGCAGGAACCGTGGATTTCGGCGCTTCCGACAAGCCGATGAAGGCTGAGGCCATCGCCAAGGTGAGCCGCGGTGTGGTGCAGATTCCGATGACCGCTGGTGCCATCGCTGTCGCCTACAACAACCCCTCCTGCAAGTTGGAGCTCACCCAGGATCAACTGGCTGGCATCTTCCTGGGCAAGATCACCAATTACAGCGAACTCGGCTGCGACGACAAAAAGATCAACGTCGTGCACCGTTCCGACGGCTCCGGCACCACGTTCAACTTCACCAATCACCTCTCGGCGATCAGCCCCGAGTGGAAAGCAAACGTTGGTGCTGACAAGTCGGTGAAATGGCCCACCGGCGTCGGTGCCAAAGGCAATGAAGGTGTCTCCGCTCAGCTCAATCAGATTGAAGGCGGACTCGGCTACGTGGAGCTGGCCTACGTGAAGGGCGACCTTCAGGCAGCAGCTGTGCAGAACGCCTCCGGTGCCAAGGTGATGCCCACCAATGCAACCGCCAGCGAAGCACTGGGTTCGATCGATCTCGGTCCCGACCTGATCGGCAGCAACCCCAACCCCGAAGGTGGCTACCCGATTGTCACCTTCACCTGGGTGCTTGCTTACGAAACCGGCAACGGCGACAACACCCCTGTGCTGAAGAAAACCTTCGACTACATGCTCTCCGACGAGGCGCAGTCGAAAGCTCCCGAACTGGGCTATGTCTCCCTTCCGCCTGAAGTGGTGACCAAGGCCAAGGCTGCTGCTGACTCGATCAACTGA
- the dnaK gene encoding molecular chaperone DnaK, with translation MGKVVGIDLGTTNSCVSVMEGGKPTVIANAEGFRTTPSVVAYTKNQDQLVGQIAKRQAVMNPDNTFYSVKRFIGRRVDEVNEESKEVSYTVEKAGSNVKVKCPVLEKQFAPEEVSAQVLRKLAEDAGKYLGESVTQAVITVPAYFNDSQRQATKDAGKIAGLEVLRIINEPTAAALAYGLDKKSNERILVFDLGGGTFDVSVLEVGDGVFEVLSTSGDTHLGGDDFDKVIVDHLADSFKSNEGIDLRQDKQALQRLTEAAEKAKIELSNATQSEINLPFITATPEGPKHLDLTLTRAKFEELASNLIDRCRIPVEQALKDAKLSSSELDEIVMVGGSTRIPAVLELVKRTTGKDPNQTVNPDEVVAVGAAIQGGVLAGEVKDILLLDVTPLSLGVETLGGVMTKMITRNTTVPTKKSETYSTAVDGQTNVEIHVLQGEREMASDNKSLGTFRLDGIPAAPRGVPQIEVTFDIDANGILSVTAKDKGSGKEQSISITGASTLSDSEVESMVKDAEANASADKEKREKIDLKNQAETLVYQAEKQMEELGDKVEADAKAKVEEKRTKLKEAVEKEDYDAMKTLLEELQQELYTVGASVYQQAGAEGAAAPGADAAAGAAGGSAGDAGDDVIDAEFTESK, from the coding sequence ATGGGCAAGGTTGTCGGCATCGATCTCGGAACCACCAACAGCTGTGTGTCGGTGATGGAGGGCGGCAAGCCCACCGTGATCGCCAATGCCGAGGGCTTCCGCACCACCCCCTCGGTGGTGGCTTACACGAAGAACCAGGATCAGCTGGTGGGCCAGATCGCCAAACGTCAGGCGGTGATGAACCCTGACAACACTTTCTATTCCGTCAAACGCTTCATCGGCCGTCGTGTCGACGAGGTGAATGAAGAGTCGAAAGAGGTGAGCTACACGGTCGAGAAAGCTGGCTCCAACGTGAAGGTCAAGTGTCCTGTTCTTGAGAAACAGTTCGCTCCCGAGGAGGTGTCCGCTCAGGTGCTGCGCAAGCTGGCGGAAGACGCCGGTAAGTATCTGGGTGAATCTGTCACTCAGGCAGTGATCACTGTTCCCGCCTACTTCAACGACTCCCAGCGTCAGGCCACCAAGGATGCCGGCAAGATTGCCGGCCTCGAAGTGCTGCGCATCATCAACGAGCCCACCGCTGCGGCTCTGGCCTACGGCCTCGACAAGAAGAGCAACGAGCGCATCCTCGTCTTTGACCTGGGCGGCGGCACCTTTGACGTGTCTGTACTGGAAGTTGGTGACGGCGTGTTTGAGGTGCTGTCCACCTCCGGCGACACCCACCTTGGTGGCGACGATTTCGACAAGGTGATCGTGGATCACCTGGCTGACAGCTTCAAGTCCAACGAAGGCATCGACCTGCGTCAGGACAAGCAAGCCCTGCAGCGACTAACTGAAGCGGCGGAAAAAGCCAAGATCGAGCTCTCCAATGCCACCCAGAGCGAGATCAACCTGCCGTTCATCACGGCCACGCCCGAGGGTCCTAAGCACCTGGATCTCACCCTCACCCGGGCCAAGTTCGAGGAGCTGGCCTCCAACCTGATCGACCGCTGCCGGATCCCGGTGGAGCAGGCGCTCAAGGACGCCAAGCTGTCCTCCAGTGAGCTCGACGAGATCGTGATGGTGGGTGGTTCCACCCGCATCCCGGCCGTGCTCGAGCTGGTGAAGCGCACCACTGGTAAGGATCCCAACCAGACCGTGAACCCCGACGAGGTGGTGGCCGTGGGTGCCGCGATCCAGGGCGGTGTGCTGGCTGGTGAGGTGAAGGACATTCTTCTGCTCGACGTCACGCCTCTCTCCCTGGGTGTGGAAACCCTCGGCGGCGTGATGACCAAGATGATCACCCGCAACACCACGGTTCCCACTAAGAAATCCGAGACCTATTCCACGGCTGTCGATGGCCAGACCAACGTGGAGATCCACGTGCTCCAGGGTGAGCGCGAGATGGCGTCCGACAACAAGAGCCTTGGAACCTTCCGTCTGGATGGCATTCCTGCGGCCCCCCGGGGTGTGCCTCAGATCGAGGTGACCTTCGACATCGACGCCAACGGCATCCTCAGCGTCACCGCCAAGGACAAGGGCAGCGGTAAGGAACAGTCCATCTCGATCACCGGCGCGTCCACGCTCAGCGATTCCGAAGTGGAGTCCATGGTCAAGGACGCCGAGGCCAACGCCAGCGCTGACAAGGAGAAGCGCGAGAAAATCGACCTCAAGAACCAGGCTGAGACCCTCGTCTATCAGGCTGAAAAGCAGATGGAGGAGCTGGGCGACAAGGTGGAAGCCGACGCCAAGGCCAAGGTGGAGGAGAAGCGCACCAAGCTCAAGGAAGCAGTCGAGAAGGAGGATTACGACGCCATGAAGACACTGCTGGAAGAACTGCAGCAGGAGCTTTACACCGTTGGTGCTTCTGTTTACCAGCAGGCCGGCGCTGAGGGTGCTGCGGCTCCTGGTGCCGATGCCGCAGCTGGGGCTGCAGGTGGTTCTGCCGGTGATGCCGGCGATGATGTGATCGACGCTGAATTCACTGAATCCAAGTGA
- a CDS encoding shikimate dehydrogenase, whose amino-acid sequence MISGTTGLVGLLGQPVSHSLSPVMHNAALEAMAMDWRYLALPCDGDALERVLDGLRAVGCHGLNVTIPHKQAVASHCQELSPLAKRLGAVNTLTPLSDGGWHGHNTDAEGFLAPLLDQAEAWSGCDAIVMGCGGSARAVVAGLQQLPLATIHVAGRRPEALEQFLEDLKEESSGSVSLHGIALEAQPLTAQLSGTKLVVNTTPVGMQGHGDSKAMPLGPDLWETLDPTTTLYDLIYTPRPTPWLRMGQQRGCQTIDGLEMLVQQGAASLRRWSGRHDVPVTVMREAALQRLGANPAD is encoded by the coding sequence ATGATCAGCGGAACCACAGGACTGGTCGGTCTGCTGGGACAGCCGGTGAGCCACTCCCTCTCACCGGTGATGCACAACGCGGCCCTGGAGGCCATGGCGATGGATTGGCGGTACCTCGCCCTGCCATGCGATGGCGATGCCCTGGAACGCGTGCTCGACGGACTGCGAGCCGTGGGCTGCCACGGACTGAATGTGACCATCCCGCACAAACAGGCGGTGGCATCCCACTGCCAGGAGCTCAGCCCGTTGGCGAAGCGCCTGGGTGCAGTCAACACACTCACCCCCCTGAGCGACGGTGGCTGGCATGGCCACAACACAGATGCCGAGGGATTCCTGGCCCCGCTGCTCGATCAAGCCGAAGCCTGGAGTGGCTGCGACGCGATTGTGATGGGCTGTGGTGGCAGCGCTCGTGCCGTTGTCGCCGGTCTTCAGCAACTGCCGCTGGCAACCATTCATGTGGCCGGCCGTCGGCCAGAGGCCCTTGAACAGTTCCTGGAGGATCTGAAAGAAGAAAGCAGCGGCAGCGTGTCCCTCCATGGCATCGCTCTCGAAGCTCAACCGCTAACGGCACAGCTGAGCGGAACGAAACTTGTGGTGAACACCACACCGGTGGGCATGCAGGGTCATGGCGACAGCAAGGCCATGCCGTTGGGTCCTGACCTCTGGGAGACGTTGGACCCGACCACGACTCTCTACGACCTGATCTACACACCTCGACCGACCCCCTGGCTGCGGATGGGACAGCAGCGTGGATGCCAGACCATCGATGGCCTGGAAATGCTGGTGCAGCAGGGTGCGGCATCCCTGCGCCGATGGTCCGGACGCCATGACGTGCCGGTGACCGTGATGCGCGAAGCAGCATTGCAACGCCTTGGAGCGAATCCAGCCGACTGA
- a CDS encoding Tic20 family protein — protein sequence MAIPVWQRFLGLLVYLLPWSDAIPFGSHLMQQFPWLQWLTLPALPLVLLERGIPFGNLLVFFLLFLAVVRNPNVPYFLRFNTLQALLVDIIVVILGYAFAILIQPLGGGLMLRTLSSTVVVGVLAVLIFAWIECIRGREPDLPGLSQAVRMQLY from the coding sequence ATGGCCATACCCGTCTGGCAACGGTTTCTGGGGCTGCTGGTGTATCTGCTGCCTTGGAGTGATGCGATCCCATTCGGCAGCCATCTGATGCAGCAATTCCCATGGTTGCAATGGCTGACCCTGCCGGCCCTGCCCCTGGTTCTGTTGGAACGGGGAATCCCGTTCGGCAACCTGCTGGTGTTCTTTCTGTTGTTCCTGGCGGTGGTGCGCAATCCGAACGTGCCCTACTTCCTGCGCTTCAACACGCTCCAAGCTCTGCTGGTGGACATCATCGTGGTGATCCTGGGCTACGCATTCGCGATTTTGATCCAGCCACTGGGTGGTGGACTGATGCTTCGAACCCTGTCCAGCACAGTAGTAGTGGGTGTTTTGGCGGTGCTGATCTTCGCCTGGATCGAATGCATCCGTGGCCGGGAGCCCGATCTACCCGGCTTGAGTCAGGCCGTACGGATGCAGCTCTACTGA
- the rpsF gene encoding 30S ribosomal protein S6 translates to MTQQPYYETMYILRPDIPEEEVESHLTKYRDILVEAGADVLDNQMRGKRRLAYPIAKHKEGIYVQLSHNGDGQQVAVLEKAMRLSEDVIRYLTVKQDGPLPAPRVVPGSEAAAQPETAEASA, encoded by the coding sequence ATGACCCAACAGCCTTATTACGAGACCATGTACATCCTCCGTCCGGACATCCCGGAGGAAGAGGTCGAGTCTCATCTCACCAAGTACCGCGACATCCTTGTGGAGGCCGGTGCAGACGTGCTGGACAACCAGATGCGCGGCAAGCGTCGTTTGGCTTACCCCATCGCCAAGCACAAGGAAGGCATCTACGTGCAGCTAAGCCACAACGGTGACGGCCAGCAGGTCGCCGTTCTGGAAAAGGCCATGCGTCTCAGTGAAGACGTGATCCGTTATCTCACCGTCAAGCAAGACGGCCCTCTGCCGGCTCCCCGCGTTGTTCCCGGCAGTGAAGCTGCTGCTCAGCCTGAAACGGCTGAAGCGTCTGCCTGA
- a CDS encoding argininosuccinate synthase, with the protein MGRAKKVVLAYSGGVDTSVCIPYLKQEWGVEEVITFAADLGQGDELEPIRLKALEAGASQSMVGDLIQPFIEEFAFPAIRANALYEGRYPLSTALARPLIARRLVEVAREVGADAVAHGCTGKGNDQVRFDVAIASLAPDLKVLTPAREWGMSREETIAYGERCGIPAPVSKKSPYSIDLNLLGRSVEAGPLEDPMVAPPEEVFAMSVSVDAAPSQAQEIEIGFEGGNPVSIDGVRLAPVELIREANRLAGMHGIGRLDMIENRVVGIKSREIYETPGLLMLIQAHQELESLTLAADVLRTKRQLEMQWADLVYQGLWFGPLKEALDGFMDRTQAHVNGVVRLRLHKGNAIVTGRASSDSSLYVPEMASYGSDDQFDHRAAEGFIYVWGLPIRLWSAARRR; encoded by the coding sequence ATGGGACGCGCCAAGAAGGTTGTGCTCGCGTATTCCGGAGGTGTGGACACCAGTGTCTGCATTCCCTACCTCAAGCAGGAATGGGGTGTTGAGGAGGTGATCACCTTCGCGGCGGACCTCGGCCAGGGCGATGAGCTCGAGCCGATTCGCCTCAAGGCCCTGGAAGCCGGTGCCAGCCAGTCGATGGTGGGCGATCTGATCCAGCCTTTCATTGAAGAGTTCGCGTTTCCTGCGATTCGTGCCAATGCGTTGTATGAGGGCCGCTATCCCCTGTCGACGGCGCTGGCACGTCCTCTGATTGCACGCCGGCTGGTGGAGGTGGCCCGTGAAGTGGGCGCTGATGCCGTCGCCCATGGCTGCACCGGCAAGGGCAACGATCAGGTGCGTTTTGACGTGGCGATCGCATCGCTCGCCCCGGATCTGAAGGTGCTCACGCCGGCCCGTGAATGGGGCATGAGCCGTGAGGAGACGATTGCCTATGGCGAACGCTGTGGCATCCCCGCCCCGGTGAGCAAGAAGTCGCCCTATTCGATCGACTTGAACCTGCTGGGCCGCAGTGTTGAGGCCGGACCGCTGGAAGACCCGATGGTGGCGCCTCCTGAGGAGGTTTTCGCCATGAGCGTTTCCGTGGATGCGGCGCCTTCGCAGGCCCAGGAGATCGAGATTGGTTTTGAGGGTGGTAACCCCGTCAGCATTGACGGTGTGCGCTTGGCACCGGTCGAGCTGATCCGAGAGGCCAACCGCTTGGCCGGTATGCATGGAATCGGCCGTCTCGACATGATCGAGAACCGCGTGGTCGGCATCAAGAGCCGGGAGATTTACGAAACACCTGGCCTGTTGATGCTGATTCAGGCTCATCAGGAGCTGGAGAGCCTCACGCTGGCGGCAGATGTGCTGCGCACCAAGCGCCAACTGGAGATGCAGTGGGCTGATCTCGTGTATCAGGGCCTCTGGTTTGGTCCTCTGAAAGAAGCGCTGGACGGTTTCATGGACCGCACCCAGGCCCACGTCAACGGAGTGGTGCGGTTGCGATTGCACAAGGGCAACGCGATCGTCACCGGCCGCGCCTCAAGCGACAGCAGCCTCTATGTGCCTGAGATGGCTTCCTACGGCAGTGACGATCAGTTTGATCATCGTGCTGCCGAAGGCTTCATCTATGTCTGGGGACTGCCCATTCGCCTTTGGTCGGCAGCCCGGCGTCGCTGA
- a CDS encoding DUF3134 domain-containing protein codes for MSALDGVNPALTRYGRKDPAPVLPLREEPDLLSWLETSGRLVEDEESNSPEVSTVEEEELSALMGEKEDYKADEENEENWED; via the coding sequence TTGAGCGCCCTCGACGGCGTCAATCCAGCCCTGACCCGTTACGGACGCAAGGATCCGGCTCCGGTTCTGCCCCTGCGCGAGGAGCCTGATCTGCTGAGCTGGCTCGAAACCAGCGGCCGTCTTGTGGAAGATGAAGAATCGAACTCACCCGAAGTGAGCACGGTTGAAGAGGAAGAGCTCTCCGCGCTGATGGGCGAGAAAGAGGACTACAAGGCTGACGAAGAGAACGAGGAAAACTGGGAAGACTGA
- the mraY gene encoding phospho-N-acetylmuramoyl-pentapeptide-transferase — MSDSAERFIRPDGRLSAAALIAAVGTAAFVCDARVPNSLLSLPLLVAMLISSIITWWGVPRLRTLKMGQVIRTEGPQGHQSKSGTPTMGGLLVVPVGVITGCLISSEGRSAEQLLAIGLVTLAYMVIGGVDDWSSLTKNTNTGLTPKGKLLLQAAAAMLFLGWSAQQGWIQGTVDLHNGIAIPFGWLIWPLGLFVFLAESNATNLTDGLDGLASGCGALVFTGLGVQLMLRGNQGDPAIAGFCLAMAGCWLGFLIHNRNPARVFMGDTGSLAMGASLTAVALLTNSLWALLVMGGVFLAESLSVIIQVWVFKATKGADGVGRRVFRMAPLHHHFELGGTSEQVVVPMFWLITAGLVMLGLALRPI; from the coding sequence TTGAGCGATTCTGCGGAGCGATTCATCCGTCCTGATGGCCGCCTCTCCGCTGCTGCACTGATTGCAGCAGTTGGAACGGCGGCTTTTGTTTGTGACGCCAGGGTTCCCAACAGCCTGTTGAGCCTGCCCTTGCTGGTGGCGATGCTGATCTCCTCGATCATCACCTGGTGGGGCGTCCCCCGGTTACGGACGCTGAAGATGGGCCAGGTGATCCGGACGGAAGGTCCTCAAGGCCACCAAAGCAAATCGGGCACACCCACCATGGGCGGACTGCTGGTGGTCCCCGTTGGTGTGATCACGGGGTGTCTGATCAGCAGCGAGGGCCGCAGCGCTGAACAGTTACTGGCCATTGGCCTGGTCACACTGGCCTACATGGTGATTGGCGGTGTGGATGACTGGAGCAGCCTCACCAAGAACACCAACACAGGCCTGACTCCCAAAGGAAAACTGCTGCTTCAGGCAGCAGCGGCAATGCTGTTCCTTGGTTGGTCAGCACAGCAGGGATGGATCCAGGGCACGGTGGACCTTCACAACGGCATCGCGATCCCTTTTGGCTGGCTGATCTGGCCACTGGGTCTTTTCGTGTTTCTGGCAGAAAGCAACGCCACGAACCTCACCGACGGGCTGGATGGTCTGGCCAGCGGCTGTGGCGCCCTGGTTTTCACCGGTCTGGGGGTGCAACTGATGCTGCGCGGCAATCAAGGTGATCCCGCCATTGCCGGGTTCTGCCTGGCCATGGCGGGATGCTGGCTGGGCTTTCTCATCCACAACCGCAACCCCGCCAGGGTGTTCATGGGCGACACCGGCTCTCTGGCGATGGGGGCATCGCTCACGGCGGTAGCCCTGTTGACGAACAGCCTCTGGGCACTGCTCGTGATGGGAGGCGTATTCCTGGCGGAATCCCTCTCAGTGATCATCCAGGTGTGGGTGTTCAAAGCCACCAAAGGCGCCGATGGAGTGGGACGACGCGTGTTCCGAATGGCTCCTCTCCATCACCACTTCGAACTGGGTGGAACATCCGAGCAGGTCGTGGTGCCGATGTTCTGGCTCATCACAGCCGGACTGGTCATGCTGGGCTTGGCGCTACGCCCCATCTGA